One Deltaproteobacteria bacterium genomic region harbors:
- a CDS encoding gliding-motility protein MglA encodes MSFINYSAREINCKIVYYGPGLCGKTTNLQFIYSKTRPESKGKMISLATETERTLFFDFLPLALGEIKGFKTRFHLYTVPGQIFYDASRKLILKGVDGIVFVADSQVERMDANLESFDNMRLNLAEQGYNLDELPYVIQYNKRDLADVVPVTELKKVLNTRGVPDFEAVAVKGVGVFETLKAVVKLVLRELKKGA; translated from the coding sequence ATGTCTTTCATAAACTACTCCGCAAGGGAGATAAACTGCAAGATCGTCTACTACGGCCCCGGCCTCTGCGGCAAGACGACGAACCTGCAGTTCATATATTCCAAGACGAGACCCGAATCGAAGGGAAAGATGATCTCCCTGGCCACCGAGACGGAGAGGACGCTCTTCTTCGACTTCCTGCCGCTCGCCCTCGGTGAGATAAAGGGTTTTAAGACCCGGTTCCACCTCTATACCGTGCCGGGCCAGATCTTCTACGATGCGTCGAGAAAGCTCATATTGAAGGGGGTTGACGGCATCGTCTTCGTCGCCGACTCGCAGGTGGAGCGCATGGACGCCAACCTCGAGAGCTTCGACAACATGCGTCTCAACCTCGCCGAACAGGGTTACAACCTCGACGAGCTCCCTTACGTCATACAGTACAACAAGCGCGACCTCGCCGACGTGGTGCCCGTGACGGAGCTGAAGAAAGTGCTCAACACCAGGGGCGTGCCCGACTTCGAGGCCGTGGCCGTCAAGGGTGTCGGCGTCTTCGAGACCCTCAAGGCCGTGGTCAAGCTGGTGCTCAGGGAACTCAAGAAAGGGGCGTAA
- a CDS encoding roadblock/LC7 domain-containing protein, giving the protein MTQSSLVMFDEEYRELTGIVEKLVADANAKSAFLVDKDGQLITLGGETEGMDVTSLASLTAGNIAATDGLAKLVGEKEFSILFHEGEKDNIHLSLIAGKVILVVIFDERSSLGLVRLRVRKASRALEECIERVVKRARGSQSAESRLLDEITDEDIDKLFS; this is encoded by the coding sequence ATGACTCAAAGCTCGCTTGTGATGTTCGATGAAGAGTACCGTGAGCTTACCGGCATCGTCGAGAAGCTCGTGGCCGACGCCAACGCAAAGAGCGCTTTCCTCGTGGACAAGGACGGCCAGCTCATTACGCTCGGCGGCGAGACCGAGGGCATGGACGTGACCTCGCTCGCCTCGCTCACGGCGGGCAACATTGCTGCCACCGACGGCCTTGCAAAGCTCGTGGGCGAAAAGGAGTTCTCCATACTCTTCCACGAGGGGGAGAAGGACAACATCCACCTCTCGCTCATCGCCGGCAAGGTCATACTCGTCGTCATATTCGACGAGAGGAGCTCGCTCGGGCTTGTAAGGCTCCGGGTCAGGAAGGCGAGCCGGGCGCTCGAAGAGTGTATAGAACGGGTCGTCAAGAGGGCCCGGGGCTCGCAGTCGGCGGAGTCGAGGCTCCTCGACGAGATCACGGACGAGGACATAGACAAGCTCTTCAGTTGA
- a CDS encoding GatB/YqeY domain-containing protein has translation MNVSAREKVISDMKEALKRGEKARLSVLRMFVAAMKNKEIELRRGLDDGEVAQVAATLIRQRTDSVVQYRRGGRDDLADREEAEIAVLRAYLPEQLSASELEEVVASAVEELGASDMKDMGRVMKSVMEKVRGRADGRVVSETVRKALSR, from the coding sequence ATGAACGTGAGTGCGCGGGAAAAGGTCATCTCCGACATGAAGGAAGCGCTGAAACGTGGCGAAAAAGCTCGTCTTTCCGTGCTACGCATGTTCGTTGCGGCCATGAAGAACAAGGAGATCGAGCTCAGGCGCGGGCTCGATGACGGAGAGGTCGCCCAGGTGGCGGCCACCCTCATCCGCCAGAGGACCGACTCGGTGGTCCAGTACCGCCGCGGCGGCCGTGACGACCTGGCCGACAGGGAAGAGGCCGAGATCGCGGTCCTCAGGGCCTACCTGCCCGAACAGTTGTCGGCCTCGGAGCTCGAGGAGGTCGTGGCCTCCGCCGTGGAAGAGCTCGGCGCCTCGGACATGAAGGACATGGGGCGCGTCATGAAGTCGGTCATGGAGAAGGTCAGGGGCCGGGCCGACGGCAGGGTCGTGAGCGAGACCGTTAGGAAGGCCCTCTCCCGCTGA